Proteins encoded together in one Pseudomonas oryzicola window:
- a CDS encoding RodZ domain-containing protein gives MKAAQPEVAVAPGQNPGELLRQARENRDWSQAEVARKLNLTVSSLNHVETGAFDKLPGHTFARGYIRAYAKLMDLDQAALVDAFDRYTGTHAKGSDVHSLGRIEEPVRLSHNILRGVSLLLLLAVVGGGFVWWQDQGSLRGKDLAKIALEHVEVESADGTTQIHPLDEPEDQAVSVGQQPESAPLPLEQGASGQPAAVAEQAPASPAASVAAAPAPAPVQQAPAQSAVSAPMVAPAPAAPVAPAPAAAPMAPAATVAAAEPATPAVPTEVPAGSGKVAIQFSADCWTQVSDGNGKVLFSAIKRKGDNLELTGKPPFAVRLGFARGAQVSYNGQAVDVAPFTSGETARLKLGQ, from the coding sequence AGCCGCGCAACCCGAAGTAGCAGTAGCGCCTGGCCAGAACCCCGGTGAGCTTTTGCGTCAGGCCCGTGAGAACCGGGACTGGTCACAAGCCGAGGTGGCCCGCAAGCTCAACCTCACTGTCAGTTCGTTGAACCACGTGGAAACCGGCGCCTTCGACAAGCTGCCCGGGCATACGTTCGCCCGTGGCTACATCCGCGCCTATGCCAAGCTGATGGACCTGGACCAGGCCGCCCTGGTAGATGCCTTCGACCGCTACACCGGTACCCACGCCAAAGGCAGCGACGTGCACTCGCTGGGCCGTATCGAAGAGCCGGTGCGCCTGTCGCACAACATCCTGCGTGGCGTCAGCCTGCTGCTGCTGCTGGCCGTAGTCGGTGGCGGCTTCGTCTGGTGGCAGGACCAGGGCAGCCTGCGTGGCAAGGACCTGGCGAAGATCGCCCTGGAGCACGTCGAAGTCGAAAGCGCCGACGGCACCACCCAGATTCACCCGCTCGATGAGCCTGAAGACCAGGCCGTTTCGGTTGGCCAGCAGCCCGAAAGCGCACCGCTGCCGCTGGAGCAGGGCGCTAGTGGGCAGCCCGCCGCTGTCGCCGAACAGGCCCCGGCAAGCCCCGCGGCCTCCGTTGCCGCAGCACCCGCCCCGGCGCCCGTGCAGCAGGCTCCGGCGCAGTCAGCGGTCAGTGCACCGATGGTCGCGCCTGCGCCGGCAGCACCGGTCGCTCCGGCCCCGGCGGCTGCGCCGATGGCCCCGGCAGCGACCGTAGCCGCCGCCGAGCCTGCCACGCCAGCCGTGCCCACCGAAGTGCCGGCCGGCAGCGGCAAGGTGGCCATCCAGTTCAGCGCCGATTGCTGGACCCAGGTCAGCGACGGCAATGGCAAGGTGCTGTTCAGCGCCATCAAGCGCAAGGGGGACAACCTCGAACTGACCGGCAAGCCGCCATTCGCGGTACGCCTGGGCTTTGCCCGGGGCGCCCAGGTCAGCTACAACGGCCAGGCCGTCGATGTTGCCCCGTTCACCAGTGGCGAAACCGCTCGCCTGAAGTTGGGACAGTAA